The genomic interval TCACCACCAGGGCATAGACGGCATCTTCCAGCGTATCGTGGGGGAAGATATGACGCGTCAGGCGCAGCAGCACCTCGCCCTGATGGGCATTGAGGCTCTCCAGCTCCAGCGACCAGGCGCGGGACGGCGCCAGGATGGCGATGGGCATACTGGTCAAAGCCAGCGTTCCCATCAGTGTTGAGCCACTCCCTTTCAGGAAGCCTCGACGGCTCAGTTTCTGTTCCAACATGATGGCACTCTCCTCTCAATGATGGGGATCCGATTCGTTGCCGGATCCTGTCATTAACCATAGGAGGGGCCATTGCCGGATGGGTAGTAGCGTGGTACTACTTTAAAAAATCATTAACAAACCGTCACAACGGGGAGGAGAGAGGACCATGTGCGAAGTCTATTCATCGACTCCGAGGAATCTTTACGAGTCCACTACCCGGTCGGTTCGACTGCATGGTTTCGTCACCAGTGTTCGCCTGGAGAACGAGTTCTGGACCATCCTTGAAGAACTGAGCGCCAGCCAGGGGCTGTCCGTGCCCCAGTTCATCAGCGAAATTCATGATGAGGTGCTCGCCCGCCAAGGCGAAGTGCACAATCTGGCGTCTTTATTGAGGGTCTGCTGTGCCCGCTACATCGAACGGCGACAGAATCCGCCATCGGCAGTGGCGATCTAGTCACGCCATGGCCCTGGCCAACTCCGACCGCCCGGACTCATCCGCATAATCGAGAAACCGGCGGGCGAGCCCGATCCCCGTGACCCGGGTGGGCACATCGTCTGCCCGGTCACTCATCACCACCGGCACTCTCAGACCCATTAACAGGCCGGCGCCCCGAGCATCCGCCAGATGCCCGAGCTGCTTGACCAGCAGACTGGCGGCTTCGAGATCCGGGGCCACCAAAATGTCTGCCCGCCCCGCCACCTGGGAGTCGATGTGGCGAGCCTGGGCGCTGGCCGCTGAAATTGCGACGTCAAAGGCCATGGGCCCGTCCAGCAGCGCGCCTTTGATCTGCCCGCGATCCGCCATTTTGCAGACCGCCGCCGCGTCCAGTGTCGACGGCAGGTTCGGGTCAATGGTCTCGGATGAGGACAACAGCGCCACCCGGGGCGTCTCGATCTCCAGGGCGTGGGCCAGATCAATGGCGTTGCGAACGATGTCGCACTTGTCATAGAGGCTCGGGTGAATATTGATCTGCGGATCCGAGATCAATAGCGGACGCGGATAGGTGGGAACGTCAAAGGCCATTACGTGACTCGGCACCCGTTCGGTCCGCAACCCGGTCTCCCGGCGCATGACGGCATGCAGCACTTCATCCCGGGGCAGTGCTCCCTTGATGATCATCTGAACATCGCCGGAGGCCGCGATTTCTGCCGCGCCCTCGGCCGCGGCATGGCTGTGCTGGGCATTGATGAGCTCGTAGCCCTCAATGTCCACTTCGGCCTCTTCCGCGGCCTCGCGGATGCGCGCCTGGGGTCCCACCAGGTAGGGCTCGATCAGATTCAACCGGGCAGCTTCCACCACCGAGCGCAGCGTTTCCGCATTCACCGGGTGAACCACCGCCGCCGTGACCGGCGCCTGATGCTCCCCATTGGCCAGCATTTCGGCCAGTCGTCCCCGCTCCGCCAGGCGGACACTGGGCATGGGCTTTCGCGGTCGACTGATTTTTTCGGTGGGAGCCAGTACCCGGGCCTCTCCGTCCAGCACCACCGTGCCGTCCTGGTTCAGGCACTCACAGGTAAAAATGATATGGCCCTTCTCGGGCAGCTTTTCCTTGACCGTGACCGTTACCGAGACCCGGTCACCGAGAGTGACTGGTCCTCGAAACCGCAGGGTCTGCCCCAGATAGATGGTGCCGGGACCGGGCAGTTTGGTCCCCAACACCGTGGAGATGAGCGCCCCGCCCCACATACCGTGGGCAATCAACTCATTGAAGCGACTACTGCGGGCGAAGTCCTCGTCCACATGGGCCGGATTGACGTCGCCGGACATCACGGCGAACAGCTTGATGTCCTCCATGGTCAGGCGTTTTTCGAGGGTGGCGGTATCCCCTTCGCTGATCTCATCGAAGGTCCGGTTTTCGATGAGCTGAGTATTTCGCGGCATGCCCCGGGTTACGGTCATGACGAACCTCCAGCCGATTGAATGACCTCAGCCAATGACATGATCCCCGGCGTCCACATAGTGAACACCAGCGGTGACCCCAGCGCCGGCGTCCGACACCAGCCAGGCGGCCGTATGCCCGACATCATCGATGCTGGCCAGACGGCGCAATGGCGACCGGGAGGCGGCTTTCTCGGCCAGCTCATCGAAATCCTTCAGCCCCGAGGCCGCGCGGGTATGAATTGGACCGGGGGAAACCGCATTCACCCGAACCCCCGCGGGGCCCAGCTCGGCTGCCAGATAACGGGTGACACTCTCCAGCGCCGCCTTGACCGGCCCCATCAGGCTGTAATTGGGGATCACCCGATTGGCGCCGTCATAGCTCATGCACAGCAATGAGCCGCCATCACCCATCAAAGGCTCTGCGGCGCGGGCCAATCTAACAAATGAATGACAGGAGACATCCATGGCCAGGTTGAAACCTTCTATCGAAGAGTCCACCAGGCGTCCATGCAGGTCCTCCAGGGGCGCGAAAGCCACGGAATGGACCACGAAATCCACTCGTCCCCAGCGCTCCCGGGCCCGGTCAAACAGGGCCTGGACCGAATCCGGGTCCTGCACATCACAAAGCCGGAGCTCGGGATCACCGAGGTCCGGCGCCAGTGGCGAAACATGACGCTCGGCCTTTTCCGAGGCGTAGGTGACGATCTGCTCCGCCCCCAAGGCGTTGAACGCCCGGGCGCAGCCATAAGCAATACTCTGCTGGTTAGCCAGGCCGAGTACGATTCCAACGCGGTTTTTCAGTGAAAATGGCGAATCCGTTCCCGGCGCTGCCATCTGCGACTCCCGTCTTGCGGTATGTTGCAGTGCACACTAACCAGAAAGCGACAGGTATTGCAACGCAGCAAATCCCTCAGGCGGAAAGCGCGGCGGCCGGCTCCCGAAACTGCAATGCGGCCAGATGGGCGTACAGGGCATCCTGCTCCAGCAGCGCGCCATGGGTGCCCACCGCCCGCAGCTGTCCGTCCTCCAGCACCGCGATACGGTCGGCGTGCATCACCGTCGCCAGTCGATGGGCAATCACCACACTGGTACGACCCTGCAGCAGCCGCTCCAGGGCGGACTGTACCTGCCGCTCGCTCTCGGCATCCAGGCTGCTGGTGGCCTCGTCCAGCAACAGCACCGCCGGATCCCGCAGAATCGCTCGGGCGATGGCCAGGCGTTGGCGCTGACCCCCCGAGAGCTGCACGCCACCGGGGCCGACCCAGGTGTCAAACCCCTCCGGCAGGGCCGCGACAAAATCCCCGCAATTGGCCGCCCGGGCGGCGGCCTCAATCGCCTCATCAGTGGCCTGCGGGTCACCAAACCGGATGTTGCTGCGAACCGTGCCGGTAAATAGCACCGGGGACTGGGCCACCAACGCCGCCCGGGCGCGGATTTCCGCCGGATCCGCGTCGCGCAGGTCGACACCATCCAGTTGAATGCGGCCGGACTGGGGGTCGGCGAAGCGCAGCAGCAGCGAAATGAGGGTACTTTTGCCAGCTCCGGATGGCCCCACCAGCGCCAGCGTTTCTCCGCTTCGCACGGTCAGATCCAGGCCCCGCAGTGCCGGCGCCTCCGGGCGACTGGGATAGGCATAGGTGACTCCCTGCAACCGCAGCTCACCCCGGGGCGGATCCGGCAGGGCAATGGGGACTGCAGGCGGAGCAATGGCGGCCTCGGCATCCAGCAGCTCAAACAGTCGTTCCGCGGCCCCAGAAGCCCGGAATACTTCGCCCGCCACCTCCGAGAGCACGCCCACCGCACCGGCCGCCAACACCGCATAAAAAACAAAGGCGGAAAGCTCACCGGCGCTCATGTCCCCGGCCAGGACCGCATGACCGCCTCGCCAGAGAATCAGCGCGACGCCAGTGAATGCGAGCAGCAACACCACGGCGTTGAGGCCGGCGCGCTGACGGATACGCCTGACGGCGGTGTGAAACGCCTCTTCAACCCGCACCGAGAAATCCCGCCGATCCACCGGCTCGTGGACAAATGCCTGAACGGTTTCGATTCCGCCCAGTGCTTCACCGGCATAACTGCCCACGTCGGCGATCCGGTCCTGACTGAGCCTCGAGAGCCGACGCACTCGCCGGCCGTAGAAAAACATCGGCGCGATCACCACCGGGATCCCAATAATGACCAGAGCCGTCAGCCCGGGGCTGGTGACCACCAGCATGATCAGGGCGCCTGCCAGCATCAATGCATTGCGCAGCGCCATCGAGAACGTCGACCCGAGCATGCTCTGCAGTAGCGCGGTGTCGGTGGTCATGCGGGATTGAATCTCGCCAACGCCATTGCGGGTGTAGAACTCCGGCTCCAGCGCCAGCAACCGATTGAACACGTCCCGCCGTAGATCTGCGGCAATGCGCTCGCCAATCCAGGTAATAAAGAAAAACCGCAGGGCGGATGCCGCTGCCAGAATGACCACAACCCCAGTGGTGAGCAGCAGCATGCGATCCAGGGTGCCGGGCGAGCGGGAGGCAAACCCCTCGTCAATCAGAAGCCGCAGGCCCTGGCCAATAGCCAGCACGCTGCCGGCGGCGACCAGCAATGCCGTGCCAGCCATGAGGGCCTGCGGCCAATAGGGCTTCAGGTAGCTGGCGAGACGGGCCAGTCCGGAGAGTTTCTGCATGCCCTCCAGAGGGTAACACCGAACGTCTGACGCGCCATGCTGGCCCGTCAGACTTCCGCGATTCTGTCGCTACCAGCGCTTATAAGGCAGGAATTTTCCGTTCATGGTGATCTTGACGCGATCACCCTTCGGATCCTCTACCTTCTCCACATCCATGGTGAAATCGATTGCGCTCATGATGCCGTCGCCAAACTTCTCCTGAATGACTTCCTTGAGGGTCTCCCCATAGACCATCACAATTTCATTCAGGCGGTAGACGAGAGGATCCGACACCATGGTTTCGTACCGCTGCCCCTTGTCCGGGTAGTCGGCAAGGGCTTCCGCTACCCCCGGCTCGAGGCCCAGAACACCAGCCAGCGCCTTGGCATCCTCCGGTGTCATGCTGTTTTCACCGAGGCAGGCGGAGCAGAGAAAGACCGGGGACAGGCCGGTGCTGTCTCCCAACTGCTCCCAGCTGACCTTGTTGGCCTTTTTCGCTGACAGAATCTGCTCGCGCATTTCGTCTTTTGTCATTGATAACTCCAGGTCTTTAAGGGTTAGGCGGATAGGCTGAGCTCATGAGAGCGCCGCACAAGAAAGTCCATTAAATGGTTACGAATTTCGTAGTAGCGTGGGTGACGGATGATATTTTCCCGCTCCCGTGGACGCGGGATATCAACCTTGACCGATTCTGCGATCCGGGCATTCGGGCCATTGGTCATCAAGAGAATGCGGTCCGACAACAGCATGGCTTCATCCACGTCGTGGGTAATCATGAACACCGTCTGCTGAGACTCGCTCCAGATTCTGATGAGCTCGTCCTGAATAGTGCCGCGGGTCAGCGCATCAAGGGCACCGAAAGGCTCATCCATGAGCAGCATTTCCGGTTGAATGGCAAACGCACGGGCTATGCCCACCCGCTGCCTCATCCCGCCGGACAGTTCCGCGGGGCGACGGTGAGCGGCGGATTCCAGCCCTACCAATTCCAGGTACTGGAGGGCATGGTTTCGGACCTTTTGCCGGCTCCAGCCAGGCCAGCGAGCCCGCGTCGCAAACATGATATTGCCCAGCGCACTCTTCCATGGCAGCAGACTATGGTTCTGAAAGATGACCCCACGATCGAGGCTTGGCCCCGCCACCTCACGTCCATTCATGAAGATATTGCCGGTGCTGGGCGTATCCAGCCCGGCAAGCAGGTTAAGAATCGTCGACTTTCCGCAGCCCGAGTGCCCGATCATGCAGACGAACTCGTTGGTCTGAAGATCGATATCAACGTCTTCGAATACCGTTAGCGGAGCACCGCCTCGGACACCGGGAAAGGTTTTCGACAGGGTTTCCGTGTAGAGAATAGAACGGGCTGACATGCCAGGTCAGGCTCCTTTATAAGATGCTGCGCGGGTGGCGGATGCGAGAATGGTGTCGAGGACCATGCCGACCAGGCCAATCATCAGAATCGAAAAGATGACGCTGGTGAGATCCAGGTTATTCCACTCATTCCAGACGTAGTAGCCGATGCCCGTACCGCCGACCAGCATTTCTGCGGCGACAATCACCAGCCACGAGATGCCTATGGCAATGCGCATGCCGGTCAGGATCGTCGGCGCGGCAGCTGGCAGAATCACCGAAAATGCCGTCCGTCCGGGGGAGAGCTGCAGCGTCTTTGCGACGTTACGCAGATCTTGGCTGACACCCGCCACGCCAAACGCCGTGTTGGTGAGAATCGGCCAGACCGAGCAAATAAAGATGACGAATACTGCCGATGCAATACTGTCCTGAATGATGAACAGCGCCAACGGCATCCACGCCAGCGGCGATATAGGACGCAGTATCTGAATATAGGGATTCAGTGCCTTCTGGAAGATGGGCGACATCCCGATCAGGAACCCCAAGGGCACGGCGAGGATGACGGCAAATGAATAACCGGCCAGCACCCTCGCGACGGAGTACGCCAACTGGGTGCCAATACCCTTATCGTTCGGCCCGTTGTCATAGAAAGGAT from Spiribacter sp. 2438 carries:
- a CDS encoding ribbon-helix-helix domain-containing protein, giving the protein MCEVYSSTPRNLYESTTRSVRLHGFVTSVRLENEFWTILEELSASQGLSVPQFISEIHDEVLARQGEVHNLASLLRVCCARYIERRQNPPSAVAI
- a CDS encoding bifunctional enoyl-CoA hydratase/phosphate acetyltransferase; the protein is MTVTRGMPRNTQLIENRTFDEISEGDTATLEKRLTMEDIKLFAVMSGDVNPAHVDEDFARSSRFNELIAHGMWGGALISTVLGTKLPGPGTIYLGQTLRFRGPVTLGDRVSVTVTVKEKLPEKGHIIFTCECLNQDGTVVLDGEARVLAPTEKISRPRKPMPSVRLAERGRLAEMLANGEHQAPVTAAVVHPVNAETLRSVVEAARLNLIEPYLVGPQARIREAAEEAEVDIEGYELINAQHSHAAAEGAAEIAASGDVQMIIKGALPRDEVLHAVMRRETGLRTERVPSHVMAFDVPTYPRPLLISDPQINIHPSLYDKCDIVRNAIDLAHALEIETPRVALLSSSETIDPNLPSTLDAAAVCKMADRGQIKGALLDGPMAFDVAISAASAQARHIDSQVAGRADILVAPDLEAASLLVKQLGHLADARGAGLLMGLRVPVVMSDRADDVPTRVTGIGLARRFLDYADESGRSELARAMA
- the fabI gene encoding enoyl-ACP reductase FabI yields the protein MAAPGTDSPFSLKNRVGIVLGLANQQSIAYGCARAFNALGAEQIVTYASEKAERHVSPLAPDLGDPELRLCDVQDPDSVQALFDRARERWGRVDFVVHSVAFAPLEDLHGRLVDSSIEGFNLAMDVSCHSFVRLARAAEPLMGDGGSLLCMSYDGANRVIPNYSLMGPVKAALESVTRYLAAELGPAGVRVNAVSPGPIHTRAASGLKDFDELAEKAASRSPLRRLASIDDVGHTAAWLVSDAGAGVTAGVHYVDAGDHVIG
- a CDS encoding ABC transporter transmembrane domain-containing protein, translating into MQKLSGLARLASYLKPYWPQALMAGTALLVAAGSVLAIGQGLRLLIDEGFASRSPGTLDRMLLLTTGVVVILAAASALRFFFITWIGERIAADLRRDVFNRLLALEPEFYTRNGVGEIQSRMTTDTALLQSMLGSTFSMALRNALMLAGALIMLVVTSPGLTALVIIGIPVVIAPMFFYGRRVRRLSRLSQDRIADVGSYAGEALGGIETVQAFVHEPVDRRDFSVRVEEAFHTAVRRIRQRAGLNAVVLLLAFTGVALILWRGGHAVLAGDMSAGELSAFVFYAVLAAGAVGVLSEVAGEVFRASGAAERLFELLDAEAAIAPPAVPIALPDPPRGELRLQGVTYAYPSRPEAPALRGLDLTVRSGETLALVGPSGAGKSTLISLLLRFADPQSGRIQLDGVDLRDADPAEIRARAALVAQSPVLFTGTVRSNIRFGDPQATDEAIEAAARAANCGDFVAALPEGFDTWVGPGGVQLSGGQRQRLAIARAILRDPAVLLLDEATSSLDAESERQVQSALERLLQGRTSVVIAHRLATVMHADRIAVLEDGQLRAVGTHGALLEQDALYAHLAALQFREPAAALSA
- the cynS gene encoding cyanase → MTKDEMREQILSAKKANKVSWEQLGDSTGLSPVFLCSACLGENSMTPEDAKALAGVLGLEPGVAEALADYPDKGQRYETMVSDPLVYRLNEIVMVYGETLKEVIQEKFGDGIMSAIDFTMDVEKVEDPKGDRVKITMNGKFLPYKRW
- the ntrB gene encoding nitrate ABC transporter permease: MIQSDNIKALIVGLIILIVALGLWESATRVADSGSQGELSEYEMMTGGGSETAGAGIPPPSDVIARAVQELSDPFYDNGPNDKGIGTQLAYSVARVLAGYSFAVILAVPLGFLIGMSPIFQKALNPYIQILRPISPLAWMPLALFIIQDSIASAVFVIFICSVWPILTNTAFGVAGVSQDLRNVAKTLQLSPGRTAFSVILPAAAPTILTGMRIAIGISWLVIVAAEMLVGGTGIGYYVWNEWNNLDLTSVIFSILMIGLVGMVLDTILASATRAASYKGA